The stretch of DNA GTCCCCAGGGCGATAGACCGCGCACGTCACCCTGAAGTTGGACAGGCTGATGCGCGCGCCCGCGTCCTCGCCGTGGAGGAGGAAGGCGCCCAGGCAACCGCAGCCCTGGAACCACGCCGAGAGCGGGACGGTGCTGTAGCTCCCCGTCAGGGGATCGCAGACGACCAGGGCATACGCCGGCGACCATGTTGTCTCCTTGTCCAGGAGCAGCAAGAGCAGGAGACCGTCCCAGAAGTCGGCGAGCTCCCAGCAGCGGCCCGCCAGTCCCGGCCGCGGGAGGAAGTCGAGCGCGAGGTTCCGCGCGACGGCGGCGGCCACCCACCGCGAGGAGGAGGGGACGAAGACGGGGTTGCCGCCGGGCGGACGCGGGTGCCGGTGGCGCTCGTCGACGCGGTAGTGGCCGGAGAAGTGGGCGGGCGACAGGCCGCGGagcgagatgaaccggagaagGAAGCGTCCGACGTCGCCCGCGATCACGCGGCGCCAGCGCCGGCACGTGCACGCTGCGTAGACGAGGTGGCGATGCAAGGGGAGGCGCAGGAACACGAGCTCGAGAAAATCGTCCGTGAGGGCATCGATCTTGGTTGCCGGCGCGGTTTCCCTCTGGGCACtcttgcggcggcggcggcggcggcggcggcggccgtcCTCCATGGCCACCTGGACCTTACCCTAGCAGAGGTGAAAAGGCTCGGTCGTAAATGGGTGCGCTAATTTCGCCCTGGAGGATAAATCACGCAGAATGGACCCAGGTGGTTCGGTTGAAGAAACGGCTTTGCCAAGTCTCAGTCTCTCTCTCAAAAAAAAGTCTCAGTCACATGCTCAGCCGTTGGAGCTTGTTTCTATTTCTCGCGTGTCAGGAAAgagagaagtgcatatttcaACCCTTTCCTAGTCTAATTTACAATCCTGAACTTTAATACCGTCTAAATTACAACCCTCAAGTCTCAAAACCGGTCAGGATTCAACCCTCCCCTCCctgttgaccggttttgaccTGGGGTGACCAGTTTTGACTAGTCAACGGGTCCAACCAGCATGCCACGttggatttttttttcaaaatttcaagAAAAAGTAAATAAAAATCTATAAGATCAGGGACAATATATAAAAAGGCAAAATTCCGAAAAAAATTGTTTGCGAAAAAATTGTTCGCCGTCActcgtcgtcgccgtcgccggtCGCCGCCGTCGCCCGTCGCCTTTTGAGCTGCTGGTTGCAGCTCCGCTGCTCACCTGTGCTGTCCATCCCCTCACCTCTCCCTCGCCCCTGCAGAATCAATGGCGACGACGCCCCGTGATTCACATCCAAAAACAACGGTGGTAGCAAAAAAATATGATGCTTTCAGCAAACTAGAAAACGATGATAGCAAAGAAGATGAAAAACCAATTGACGAAAAGTTGCAACCAGTGACAAAAAAGCTTCGTATCACGATGGAAAAAGCTTCATCCGGCGATAAAAAAGCTTCAATCATAGAGCCGAAAGCCATGGACGAGAACAAAAGGTTGCAACCAGCGATTACAGAAGCTACAACCGGTACTGAAAAAAGCTTCAAGCTTCATGTCTTAGCTGCAACCCATGACGATGCTGACGATGTTTTGCTGCAACCGTCTTCCTTTTTTGATACGACCGGCGATGTAATTTGCTGCAACCCTTTTTCATGGCAGCGGGCGCCGGTCGGCAGTAGTCAGGCAGTAACTCGGCGAGCAGTCGGGCAGTCCCTCGGCTTGGCGGAGCACACGGACGACAGCAGCCATCGGCCGGCGGCAGCACGGGGTAAAGGAAAAGAAGAAGCATGGCGCAGAGAGAGATGGGGCTGAAGGTAGAAGAAAGGATAAGGATAAGATTTGAGACAGTTGTGTGAGGCCCACCTACACACATCTTGCGCCGAGGGTGTTTTCGTTGATGCTGGAGCCAGCGTGGCCCTCGAGACCGGCCGAAAGTTCGGCCGGCGTGCCGTCCCGAAGTGCTTCCCTTAGGAAAACGGTCTGCATCATTTTcgcgaaatcactaattaaggagtactcgttgTAAATATCATTTCAATTCCCCTAGTTGCGACAAGTGACGCACATGCAGCGTGCCATTTGTCGCAACCTAGtagttttcccttttttcgtagatccgcttattcaaaatgttttatctctcaAACCGTGCGTTCAAATCTCAAACCGCTTTAaccgttggattcctcgcgtcgagatcttcaaaactagatcccatgttgataggttttgacgaacttttttttcacaaaaaaaacggacgaaaaaaccgaaccgggagcacgAGTTTTTCCCATTCtgaaagaggcacgcccgtgcctctcacGAAGTCATAACCGTGCCTCtagcggaagcaaaaccgtgactctcgctgTCGGATTCCGGGCTCCGCAAAACCCTTAAGATTCTAACACAGGGGCGTGACGAAGATCTCTCCCACTACACGTCTACCTAGCGCCTCGCTCTTCTCCTGGTGGTAGGAATGGAATGCAAGCAAGCAAACAAGTAGAGCACACAAgagtttgttggggaacgtagcagaattttaaaattttctacgcatcaccaagatcaatctatggagtcatctagcaacgagggaggaaggagtgcatctacatacccttgtagatcacgagcggaagcgttcaagagaacggggatgatggagtcatactcgacgtgattcaaatcaccgatgaccaagtgccgaacggacagcacctccgcgttcaacacacgtacggttgggaagacgtctcctccaacttgatccagcaagggggaaggagaggttgatgaagatccagcagcacgacggcatggtggtggaagcaacggtgatctcagcagggctttgccaagcgcagggagacagaggagtgtcacgggagggagagggagaggctaGGGGCTTGGGTGAGCAGCCCTctcttccccccactatatatagggtgcctaggggggcgccggccctaggagatccaatctcctaggggggcagcggccaagggggtgccttgccccccaaggcaagggtggcgcccccacccctagggtttccaaccctaggcgcagggggaggcccaagggggggcaccagcccactaggggctggttcccctcccacttcagcccgtggggccctccgggataggtggccccacccggtggacccccgggacccttccggtggtcccggtacaataccggtgacccccgaaaccttcccgatggccgaaaatggacttcctatatataaatcttcacctccggaccatttcggaactcctcatgacgtccgggatctcatccgggactccgaacaacttttgggttaccgtatgctaatatctctacaaccctagcgtcaccgaaccttaagtgtgtagaccctacgggttcgggagacatgcagacatgaccgagaagcctctccggtcaataaccaatagcgggatctagatacccatgttggctcccacatgctccatgatgatctcatcgtatgaaccacgatgtcgaggattcaatcaatctgtatacggttccctttgtcaatcggtacgttacttgcccgagactcgatcgtcggtatcccagtaccttgttcagtctcgttaccggcaagtcactttactcgtatcgtaatgcatgatcccgtgatcaaccacttgatcacattgagctcattatgatgatgcattaccgagtgggcccatagatacctctccgtcatacggagtgacaaatcccagtctcgattcgtgccaacccaacacacactttcggagatacctgtaatgtacctttatagtcacccagttacgttgtgacgtttggcacatccaaggcactcctacggtatctgggagttgcacaatctcatgtctaaggaaatgatacttgacattcagaaaagctacagcaaacaaactacacgatcattgagctatgcttaggattgggtcttgtccatcacatcattctcctaatgatgtgatctcgttatcaatgacattcaatgtccatagtcaggaaaccatgaatatctgttgatcaacgagctagtcaactagaggctcactagggacgtgttgtggtctatgtattcacacatgtattacgatttccggataacacaattatagcatgaacaataaacaattatcatgaacaaagaaatataataataaccattttattattgcctctagggcatatttccaacagtctcccacttgcactagagtcaatattctagttacattgtgatgaatcgaacacccatgcagttctggtgttgatcatgttttgctctcgggagaggtttagtcaatggatctgccacatttaggtccgtatgtactttacaaatctctatgtctccattttgaacactttcacgaatggagtttaagcgacgcttgatatgcctggtcttcctgtgaaacctgggctccttggcaagggcaatagctccagtgttgtcacagaagagagtcatcgggcctgacgcattgggtatgactcctaggtcggtaatgaactccttcacccagactgcttcttgtgctgcctccgaggctgccatgtactccgcttcacatgtagatcctgccacaatgctttgcttgcaactgcaccagcttactgccccaccattcaaaatatacacgtatccggtttgtgacttagagtcatccagatctgtgtcgaagctagcatcgacgtaaccctttacgacgagctcttcgtcacctccataaacgagaaacatttccttagtcctcttcaggtacttcaggatattcttgaccgctgtacggtgttccatgccgggattactttggtaccttcctaccaaacttacggcaaggtttacatcagttctggtacacagcatagcatacatgatagaccctatggccgaggcataggggacgacactcatcttttctctatcttctgtcgtggtcgggcattgagccgtgctcaatctcgtaccttgcaatacaggcaagaaccccttctttgactgatccattttgaacttcttcaatatcttgtcaaggtacgtactctgtgaaagaccaatgaggcgtctcgatctatctctatagatcttgatgcctaatatataagcagcttctccaaggtccttcattgaaagacacttgttcaagtaggcctttatgctttccaagaattctatatcatttcccatcaacagtatgtcatccacatacaatatgataaatgctacagagctcccactcactttcttgtaaatgcaggcttctccataagtctgcataaacccaaacgctttgatcatctcatcaaaacgaatgttccaactccgagatgcttgcaccagcccataaatcgagcgttggagcttgcacaccttgtcagcattcttaggatcgacaaaaccttccggctgcatcatatacaattcttccttaaggaaaccattaaggaatgccattttgacgtccatttgccatatctcataatcatataatgcggcaattgctaacatgattcggacggactttagcttcgctacgggtgagaaagtctcatcgtagtcaaccccttgaacttgtcgataacccttagcgacaagccgagctttatagatggtcacattaccatccgcgtctgtcttcttcttaaagatccatttattttctatggctcgccgatcatcgggcaagtcagtcaaagtccatactttgttttcatacatggatcctatctcggatttcatggcttccagccatttgtcggaattcgggcccgccatcgcttcttcatagttcgaaggttcaccgttgtctaacaacatgatttccaagacagggttgccgtaccactctggtgcggaacgtgtcctcctggacctacgaagtttagtagtaacttgatctgaagtttcatgatcatcatcattaacttcctctctagtcggtgcaggcacctcaggaacattttcttgagctgcgccacttaccggttcaagaggtaatacttcaacaagttctactttcctcccacttatttctttcgagagaaactctttctctagaaaggacccattcttggcaacaaagatcttgccttcggatctgaggtagaaggtatacccaacagtttctttagggtatcctatgaagacgcatttttccgacttgggttcgagcttttcaggttgaagtttcttgacataagcatcgcatccccaaacttttagaaacgacagcttaggtttcttcccaaaccataattcatacggtgtcgtctcaacggatttcgacggagccctatttaaagtgaatgtggcagtctctaaagcatagccccaaaatgacagcggtaaatcggtaagagacatcatagatcgcaccatatctaatagagtgcgattatgacgttcggacacaccattatgctgaggtgttccaggcagcgtgagttgtgaaactattccacattttcttaagtgtgtgccaaattcgtgactcaagtattctcccccacgatctgatcgcaagaacttgattttcctgtcacattgattctcaacctcactctgaaattccttgaacttttcaaaggtctcagatttgtgtttcattaagtagacatacccatatctactcaagtcatcagtgagggtgagaacataacgatagccaccgcgagcctcaacactcattggaccgcacacatcagtatgtatgatttccaataagttggttgctcgctccattgttcctgagaacggagtcttggtcattttacccatgaggtatggttcgcacgtgtcaaatgattcgtaatcaagagactctaaaagtccatctgcatggagcttattcatgcgtttgacacctatgtgaccaaggcagtagtaccacaagtatgtgggactatcattatcaaccttacatcttttggtattcacactatgaatatgtgtagcattacgctcgagattcattaagaataaaccattcaccatcggagcatgaccataaaacatatctatcatataaatagaacaaccattattctcggatttaaatgagtagccatctcaaattaaaagagatcctgatacaatgttcatgctcaaagctggcactaaataacaattattgaggtttaaaactaatcccgtaggtaaatgtagaggcagcgtgccgacggcgatcacatcgaccttggaaccattcccgacgcgcatcgtcacctcgtccttcgccagtctccgcttattccgcagctcctgctttgagttacaaatgtgagcaacggcaccggtatcaaatacccaggagctactacgagtactggtaaggtacacatcaattacatgtatatcacatatacctttcgtgttgccggccttcttgtccgctaagtatttggggcagttccgcttccagtgagcacttcccttgcaataaaaacactcagtctcgggcttgggtccattctttggcttcttcctggcagcttgcttaccgggcgcggcaactcccttgttgtccttcttgaagttcttcttacccttgcctttcttgaacttagtggttttattcaccatcaacacttgatgttcctttttgacttcaacctctgctgatttcagcattgaatatacctcaggaatggtcttttccatcccctgcatattgaagttcatcacaaagctcttgtagctcgatggaagcgactgaaggattctgtcaatggccgcatcatccgggagattaactccaagctgagtcaagcggttatgtaacccagacattgtgagtatgtgctcactgacagaactattttcctccatcttacagatgaagaacttgtcagagacttcatatctctcgacccgggcatgagcttgaaaaaccattttcagctcttcgaacatctcatatgctccgtgtctctcaaaacgcttttggagccccggttctaaactgtaaagcatgccgcactgaacaagggagtaatcatcagcacgtgtctgccaagcgttcataacgtcttggttctgtgggacgggtgcgtcacctagcggtgcttctaggacataatctttcttggtagctatgaggatgatcctcaggtttcggacccagtccgtatagttgctgccatcgtatttcagcttagttttctctaggaacgcgttgaagttgaggacaacgtgggccatttgatctacaagacatattgtaaagattttagactaagttcatgataattaagttcatctaatcaaattactcaatgaactcccactcagatagacatccctccagtcatctaagtataacatgatctgagttaactaggccgtgtccgatcatcacgtgaaacggactagccaacatcggtgaacatcttcgtgttgatcgtatcttctatacgactcatcctcgacctttcggtcttccgtgttccaaggccatgtatgtacatgctaggctcgtcaagtcaacctaagtgtattgcgtgtgtaaatctggcttacacccgttgtattcgaacgttagaatctatcacacccgatcatcacgtggtgcttcgaaacaacgaaccttcgcaacggtgcacagttagggggaacactttcttgaaattattatgagggatcatcttatttaagctaccatcgttctaagcaaataagatgtaaaacatgataaacatcacatgcaatcaaatagtgacatgatatggccaatatcattcgctccttttgatctccatcttcggggctccatgatcatcgttgtaaccggcatgacaccatgatctccatcatcatgatctccatcatcgtgtcttcttgaagttgtcacgtcatctattacttctactactatggctaacgctttagcaataaagtaaagtaattgcatgacgtttatgttgacacataggtcataaataaataaagacaactcctatggctcctgccggttgtcatactcatcgacatgcaagtcatgattcctattacaagaacatggtcatctcatacatcacatatatcattcatcacatcctttggccatatcacatcacaaaacacttgctgcaaaaacaagttagacgtcctctaattgttgttgcaagtttttacgtggctgctataggattctagcaagaacgtttcttacctacgccaaaaccacaacgtgaattgccaatttctatttacccttcataagtaccctgttcatcgaatccgatccgactaaagtgggagagacagacacccgccagccaccttatgcaactagtgcatgtcagtcggtggaaccggtctcacgtaagcgtacgtgtaaggttggtccgggccgcttcatcccacaataccgccgaatcaagataagactagtaacggcaagataattgacaatatcgacgcccacaactactttgtgttctactcgtgcatagtaactacacatagacctagctcatgatgccactgttggggaatgtagcagaattttaaaattttctacgcatcaccaagatcaatctatggagtcatctagcaacgagggaggaaggagtgcatctacatacccttgtagatcacgagcggaagcgttcaagagaacggggatgatggagtcgtactcgacgtgattcaaatcaccgatgaccaagtgccgaacggacagcacctccgcgttcaacacacgtacggttgggaagacgtctcctccaacttgatctagcaagggggaaggagaggttgatgaagatccagcagcacgacggcgtggtggtggaagcaacagtgatctcagcagggcttcgccaagcgcagggagacggaggagtgtcacgggagggagagggagaggccaggggcttgggtaaGCAGCCCTctccccccccactatatatagggtgcctaggggggcgccggccctaggagatccaatctcctaggggggcagcagccaagggggtgccttgccccccaaggcaagggtggcgcccccacccctaggtttccaaccctaggcgcagggggaggcccaagggagggcaccagcccactaggggctggttcccctcccacttcagcccatggggccctccgggataggtggccccacccggtggacccccgggacccttccggtggtcccggtacaataccatgacccccgaaaccttcccgatggccgaaactggacttcctatatataaatatttacctccggaccatttcgaaactcctcatgacgtccgggatctcatccgggactccgaacaactttcgggttaccgtatgctaatatctctacaaccctagcgtcatcgaaccttaagtgtgtagaccctacggtttcgggagacatgcagacatgaccgagaagcctctccggtcaataaccaacagcgggatctggatacccatgttggctcccacatgctccacaatgatctcgtcggatgaaccatgatgtcgaggattcaatcaatccgtatacaattccctttgtcaatcggtacgttacttgcccgagactcgatcgtcggtatcccaataccttgttcagtctcgttaccggcaagtcactttactcgtatcgtaatgcatgatcctgtgatcaaccacttgatcacattgagctcattatgatgatgcattaccgagtgggcccaaagatacctctccatcatacggagtgacaaatcccagtctcgattcgtgccaacccaacaaacactttcggagatacctgtaatgtacctttatagtcacccagttacgttgtgacgtttggcacacccaaggcactcctacggtatccgggagttgcacaatctcatggtctaaggaaatgatacttgacattcagaaaagctacagcaaacgaactacacgatctttgagctatgcttaggattaggtcttgtccatcacatcattctcctaatgatgtgatctcgttatcaatgacattcaatgtccatagtcaagaaaccatgaatatctgttgatcaacgagctagtcaactagaggctcactagggacgtgttgtggtctatgtattcgcacatgtattacgatttccggataacacaattatagcatgacaatagacaattatcatgaacaaagaaatataataataaccattttattattgcctctagggcatattttcaacagagtttacccaggttcaggccaccttgcggtgtaaaaccctatgagggagtcctggattagggggtgttcggatagccggactataccttcagccggactcccggactatgaagatacaagattgaagacttcgtcccgtgtccggaagggactttccttggcgtggaaggcaagcttggcgatacggatattcagatctcctaccatcgtaaccgactttgtgtaaccctaaccctctccggtgtctatataaaccagagggttttagtccgtaggacaacatagacaacaacaatcataccataggctagcttctagggtttagcctctctgatctcgtggtagatctactcttgtactacccatatcatcaatattaatcaagcaggacgtagggttttacctccatcgagagggcccgaacataggtaaaacttcgtgtcccttgcctcctgttaccatccggcctagatgcacagttcaggaccctctacccgagatccgccgattttgacaccgacattggtgctttcattgagagttcctctgtgtcgtcgccgtcaggcttgatgactcctacgatcatcaatagcgatgcagtccagggtgagaccttcctccccggacagatcttcgtttttggcggcttcgcactgcgggccaattcacttggccatctggagcagatcgaaagcaaCGCCCCTGGCTGttaggtcagattcggaagtttaaactacacggctgacatccgcggggacttgatcttcgacggattcgagccactgccgagcgcgccgcattGTCCCGaagagcatgatctagctctgccgccgaacagtaccctggaggccgcacctgcatCAGCTTccacccttaattcggagccaactgcgccgatcgaggatgggcggttggacgccacctcgtgGGCTGCGATCCcgacggcgattgagccgaacaccagccccgcactccgcaagactcgtgactccaaggagccggactcctctccggactccgaaccctccgtgcccctgccaatcgaatctgattggacgccgatcatggagttcactgtcGCGGACAtatttcagcactcacctttcggcgatattctgaagacactggagtctctctctttatcaggagggccctggccggactatggtcagcatggttggggtacggatgatgaagaaattcaaaacccacccaccacccactttgtagccactgtcgacgacttaactgacatgctcgacttcgactccgaagacatcgacggtatggacaccgatggaggagatgatgaagaaccagcgcctactaggccctggaaagccacctcgtcatatgacatatacatggtggacaccccaaaagaaggagatggcgatggaacagcggaggatgacccctccaagaaacagcctaagcaccggcgtcagcagcgccgctcaaaatcccgccaaaacaaatacggcgattccagcacgggagataataatactccgaaAAGTGCCGAAGagaaccccctccagcaagatttagcacaggaggacggagaagccagccctcatgagagagcggcagacggggaggtcgacgacgacaattatatgcctccctccgaagacgaggcaagcctcgacgacgacgaattcgtcgtaccGGAGGATCCCGTCAAGAAAAAGCATtttcaatgcaggcttatggccacggcaagaagcctcaagaaaaaacagcaacagcttaaagctgatcaagatttgctagtcgatagatggactgaagtccttgtggccgaagagcataaactcgaatgcccctccaagagctacccaaagcgcaggttgctgccccgattagaggaggaagcacttg from Triticum urartu cultivar G1812 chromosome 3, Tu2.1, whole genome shotgun sequence encodes:
- the LOC125548183 gene encoding uncharacterized protein LOC125548183 — protein: MEDGRRRRRRRRRKSAQRETAPATKIDALTDDFLELVFLRLPLHRHLVYAACTCRRWRRVIAGDVGRFLLRFISLRGLSPAHFSGHYRVDERHRHPRPPGGNPVFVPSSSRWVAAAVARNLALDFLPRPGLAGRCWELADFWDGLLLLLLLDKETTWSPAYALVVCDPLTGSYSTVPLSAWFQGCGCLGAFLLHGEDAGARISLSNFRVTCAVYRPGDGVARACAFSSAGGGRWTSGAARSSMAVYGDQFGSGRGLGPFHFAGSTYGFAYWTVGDGILLALDKKAAEFSSSVGLDETKYAALEDKRHTAEYAYQSPWFRACLS